One genomic window of Xanthobacter dioxanivorans includes the following:
- a CDS encoding tripartite tricarboxylate transporter TctB family protein gives MNIIRNPKDVLSGLLFIFLAGLLGLQAWDLPLGTAVRMGPGYFPLVLAALLGLLGLIVLVNGLRFDGDMPSGIAWRAVVILTFSVVFFGFAVRPLGFLPALGITVFVSALASRKFHIVTALANTAVMVVFAWAVFIKGLGLPLPLLGPWLGGY, from the coding sequence ATGAACATCATCCGCAACCCGAAGGACGTCCTTTCGGGTCTTCTCTTCATCTTCCTGGCGGGTCTGCTCGGCCTGCAGGCCTGGGACCTGCCGCTCGGCACCGCGGTGCGGATGGGGCCAGGCTATTTCCCGCTGGTGCTGGCGGCCCTGCTCGGCCTGCTCGGCCTCATCGTGCTGGTCAACGGCCTGCGGTTTGATGGCGACATGCCGAGCGGCATCGCCTGGCGGGCGGTGGTCATCCTCACCTTTTCCGTCGTCTTCTTCGGCTTCGCCGTGCGCCCGCTGGGCTTCCTCCCGGCGCTCGGCATCACCGTTTTCGTCTCGGCCCTGGCGAGCCGCAAGTTCCACATCGTCACGGCGCTGGCCAACACGGCGGTGATGGTGGTGTTCGCCTGGGCGGTGTTCATCAAGGGGCTGGGCCTGCCACTGCCCCTCCTCGGCCCATGGCTCGGCGGATATTGA
- a CDS encoding tripartite tricarboxylate transporter substrate-binding protein has product MRILSAVLAFAAALGLSTVAGAQTYPSRPITMIVPFAAGGPTDTVARLVAESMSKTLGQQVIVENVGGAGGTRGAGQVAKAAPDGYTILLHHIGHATAASLYRKLPYNPATDFEAVGLVTAVPMTMISKSGFEPKTMVDVIAYVKANKDKVTYANAGVGSASHLCGMLFMSTIGAQMTTVPYQGTGPAMNDIVGGQVDLMCDQTTNTTGQIKGGKVKAFAVTTKDRVKSLPDLPTMQESGLKDYEVAVWHGVYVPKGTPKEIVDKLNAALNTALDDPKVVARFADLGTEPEAKDRRSPAFHKDFVIAEIARWKPVIQSAGVYAD; this is encoded by the coding sequence ATGCGTATCCTGTCAGCGGTGCTGGCGTTTGCCGCCGCGCTTGGCCTTTCGACCGTCGCCGGCGCCCAGACCTATCCGAGCCGGCCGATCACCATGATCGTCCCGTTCGCCGCGGGCGGCCCCACCGACACGGTGGCGCGCCTCGTCGCCGAATCCATGTCGAAGACGCTGGGCCAGCAGGTGATCGTGGAGAATGTCGGCGGCGCCGGCGGCACCCGCGGTGCGGGCCAGGTGGCGAAGGCGGCCCCGGACGGCTACACCATTCTCCTGCACCATATCGGCCACGCCACGGCGGCGAGCCTGTACCGCAAGCTGCCGTACAATCCGGCGACCGACTTCGAGGCGGTGGGCCTCGTCACCGCCGTGCCCATGACCATGATCTCCAAGTCCGGCTTCGAGCCGAAGACCATGGTCGACGTGATCGCCTACGTGAAGGCCAACAAGGACAAGGTCACCTACGCCAATGCCGGCGTCGGCTCCGCCTCGCACCTGTGCGGCATGCTGTTCATGTCCACCATCGGCGCGCAGATGACCACGGTGCCTTATCAGGGGACCGGACCGGCCATGAACGACATCGTCGGCGGCCAGGTCGACCTCATGTGCGACCAGACCACCAACACGACGGGCCAGATCAAGGGCGGCAAGGTTAAGGCCTTCGCCGTGACTACCAAGGACCGGGTAAAGTCGCTGCCCGACCTGCCGACCATGCAGGAGAGCGGGCTCAAGGATTATGAGGTCGCGGTCTGGCACGGCGTCTACGTTCCCAAGGGCACGCCCAAGGAGATCGTGGACAAGCTCAACGCCGCTCTCAACACGGCCCTCGACGATCCCAAGGTGGTGGCCCGCTTCGCCGACCTCGGCACAGAGCCCGAGGCGAAGGATCGCCGCAGTCCCGCCTTTCATAAGGATTTCGTCATCGCCGAGATCGCCCGGTGGAAGCCGGTGATCCAGTCCGCCGGCGTCTACGCCGACTGA
- a CDS encoding tripartite tricarboxylate transporter permease, translated as MELFDNLALGFSVALSLQNVLYCFVGVLLGTLIGVLPGLGPIATIAMLLPITFGLPPVSALIMLSGIYYGAQYGGSTTAILINLPGESSSVVTAIDGHQMARKGRAGAALATAALGSFFAGTVATFLLAVFAPPLAELALKFGPPEYFSLMVLGLVASVTLASGSVVKAIAMIVLGLMLGLSGQDIYTGTPRFTFDLPELSDGFDFVALAMGMFGISEIIRNLEDEHTRSLVAAKVKSLMLTKDEFKRIIWPVLRGTTLGSFLGILPGGGAMLSSFASYSIEKKMSKHPQEFGRGAIEGVAGPESANNAGAQTSFIPMLTLGIPSNPVMALMIGALIIQGITPGPNVVTEKPDLFWGVIASMWIGNFMLVLLNLPLIGLWVKLLTVPYHVMFPAIIAFCCIGVYSVNNNTFDVYSMALFGLLGYALVKLDCEPAPLLLGFVIGPMLEEYLRRAMLISRGDPLVFVTRPISAVLLALALAALVVVLLPSVQKTREEAFKE; from the coding sequence ATGGAACTCTTCGACAACCTCGCCCTCGGCTTCTCCGTCGCCCTCTCGCTGCAGAACGTCCTCTACTGCTTCGTGGGCGTGCTGCTGGGCACCCTCATCGGCGTGCTGCCGGGCCTCGGCCCCATCGCCACCATCGCCATGCTTTTGCCCATCACCTTCGGCCTGCCGCCGGTGTCGGCGCTGATCATGCTGTCGGGCATCTATTACGGCGCCCAGTATGGCGGATCGACCACGGCCATCCTCATCAACCTGCCGGGGGAGAGCTCCTCGGTGGTCACCGCCATCGACGGCCACCAGATGGCCAGGAAGGGCCGCGCCGGCGCCGCGCTGGCCACCGCGGCGCTCGGCTCCTTCTTCGCCGGCACGGTCGCCACCTTCCTGCTCGCCGTCTTCGCGCCGCCCCTGGCGGAGTTGGCGCTGAAGTTCGGGCCGCCGGAATATTTCTCCCTCATGGTGCTCGGCCTCGTCGCCTCGGTGACGCTGGCCTCCGGCTCGGTGGTCAAGGCCATCGCCATGATCGTCCTCGGCCTGATGCTCGGCCTGTCGGGGCAGGACATCTACACCGGCACGCCGCGTTTCACCTTTGACCTGCCGGAACTGTCCGACGGCTTCGACTTCGTGGCGCTCGCCATGGGCATGTTCGGCATCAGCGAGATCATCAGGAATCTCGAGGACGAGCACACGCGCTCCCTCGTCGCCGCCAAGGTGAAGAGCCTGATGCTCACGAAGGACGAGTTCAAGCGCATCATCTGGCCGGTGCTGCGCGGAACCACCCTGGGCTCGTTTCTCGGCATCCTGCCGGGCGGCGGCGCCATGCTGTCCTCCTTCGCGTCCTATTCGATCGAGAAGAAGATGTCGAAACACCCGCAGGAGTTCGGGCGCGGTGCCATCGAGGGCGTGGCGGGGCCGGAGAGCGCCAACAACGCCGGGGCGCAAACCTCGTTCATCCCCATGCTGACCCTCGGCATCCCCTCCAACCCGGTGATGGCCCTGATGATCGGCGCCCTCATCATCCAGGGCATCACGCCGGGGCCGAATGTGGTCACCGAGAAGCCGGACCTGTTCTGGGGCGTGATCGCCTCCATGTGGATCGGCAACTTCATGCTGGTGCTCTTGAACCTGCCGCTGATCGGTCTGTGGGTGAAGCTGCTGACGGTGCCGTACCACGTGATGTTCCCGGCCATCATCGCGTTCTGCTGCATCGGCGTGTACAGCGTGAACAACAACACCTTCGACGTGTACTCGATGGCGCTGTTCGGGCTCCTGGGCTACGCGCTGGTGAAGCTGGACTGCGAGCCGGCGCCGCTGCTGCTCGGCTTCGTCATCGGCCCCATGCTGGAGGAATACCTGCGCCGCGCCATGCTGATCTCCCGCGGCGATCCCTTGGTGTTCGTGACGCGCCCCATCTCCGCGGTGCTCCTGGCGCTGGCCCTGGCGGCGCTGGTGGTGGTGCTCCTGCCCTCGGTGCAGAAGACCCGCGAGGAGGCCTTCAAGGAGTAA